CTCCTCCCGACAATTTCTCTACGCGGCAATCGCCGTTCGAGGAGTTTTAATTCGTGGAGAGCGCGCAATGAATCCCTGGAATCTCCTGGCCCTGCTGCTGGCACTGGGTCTGTTCGTCTATCTGCTGGCGGCGCTGCTGCGCGCCGGCCGGTCCTAGGGAGGCGGCATGGACAGGCAAGCCGCGTTCCTCATCCTGGCCTTCCTGGCCCTGACCTTTCTTCCGGCGCCCTTCCTGGGGCGCTTCTTCTATCGTGCGCTCGAAGGCGAGCGAACCTGGCTGACCTTCATCGGCGCGCCCCTGGAGCGGCTGACGCTCAAGCTGGTCGGCACCGATGGCCGCGGTCAGGACTGGCGCACCTATGCCATCGCCCTGGTGCTGTTCAACCTGCTGGGCATCGCCCTGCTGTTCGCCATCCTGTTGCTGCAGGGCGAATTGCCGCTGAATCCCCAGCATCTTCCGGGCCTGGAATGGACCCTGGCACTGAACACCGCCATCAGCTTCGTCACCAACACCAACTGGCAGGCCTACAGTGGCGAAGCCTCGCTGAGCTACTTCAGCCAGATGGTCGGGCTAGGGGTGCAGAACTTCGTCAGCGCCGCCGTGGGCGTGGCGGTATTGGCCGCCCTGGCTCGCGGCATTGCCCGGCGGAGCGCCCGGGAGATCGGTAATTTCTGGGCCGACCTGTTCCGCGCCACCTTCTATGTGCTGCTGCCACTGTGCCTGCCGCTGGCGCTGCTGTTGATCTGGCAAGGCGTGCCCCAGACCTTCGCCGCCTACGTGGATGCCACCACCTTGCAGGGCGCCAGCCAGAGCCTGCCGCTCGGCCCGGCCGCCAGCCAGATCGCCATCAAGCAACTCGGCACCAATGGCGGCGGCTTCTTCGGGGTCAACTCGGCACATCCCTTCGAGAACCCCACGGCGCTGAGCGATCTGCTGGAGCTGGCCGCCATCCTGATGATCCCGGCCGCCCTGGTGTTCAGCTTCGGCCACTATGTGAAGGACCAGCGGCAGAGCTGGGCGATCTTCGCCGCCATGTTCGGCCTGCTGGTGCTCGGCGCCGTGGTCGCCATCGCGGCCCAGGACCACGCCAATCCGACGCTGGCCAACCTGCCGATCACCCAGGGCGCCTCCCTGGAAGGCCTGGAGACCCGCTTCGGCGCCACCGCCTCGGCGCTCTGGGCCACGGTGACCACCGCGGCCTCCAACGGCTCGGTGAATTCCATGCACGATAGCCTGGCTCCCCTCACCGGCCTGATCGCGCTATTCAACATGATGCTGGGCGAGGTGATCTTCGGCGGCGTCGGTGCCGGGCTCTACGGCATGCTACTCAATGTGCTGATCGCCGTTTTCATCGCTGGGCTGATGGTCGGCCGCACCCCGGAATACCTGGGCAAGAAGCTGGAGGCACCCGAGGTGCGTCTGCTGATGGCGACGCTGCTGGTAATGCCGCTGGGCGTCCTGGTGCTGGGTGCCATCGCCGCCAGCGTCCCGGCCGGCGTGGCTGGCATCGGTGCCAGCGGGCCCCATGGTTTCAGCCAACTGCTCTATGCCTATACCTCAGCCACCGCCAACAACGGCTCGGCCTTCGGTGGCTTCAGTGCCAACACCCCCTTCCACAACCTGATGCTGAGCCTGGCGCTGTTGATCGGTCGCTTCGGCTACATCCTGCCGATCCTGGCCATCGCCGGCAGCCTGGCCGCCAAGCGCGCCGTGCCGGTGGGCCCGAATAGCTTCCCCACCCATGGCCCGCTGTTCGTCACCCTGCTGGTCGTCACCATCCTGCTGGTGGGCGGCCTGACCTTCCTGCCGACGCTCGCCCTGGGGCCGATCGCCGATCAATTGCAACTGTTCGGAGTCCGCTGAAATGGATGCCCAGACCCACACCTTGCCCACCCCTACCGCCGGCACCCTCTGGCGCCAGGCGCTGCGGCAGGCGTTCGTCAAGCTCGACCCGCGCCAGCAGATCCGCTCGCCGGTGATGTTCGTGGTGGAGATCACCGCGCTGTTCTCCACCCTGCTGTGCCTGGCGCCCAACAATGGCGTCAGCACTGGGGTAGCGGTCCAGATCACCCTCTGGCTGTGGTTCACCCTGCTGTTCGCCAACTTCGCCGAAGCCCTGGCCGAAGGCCGCGGCAAGGCTCGCGCCGACAGCCTCAAGGGCATCGGCCAGAACCTGGCCGCCCGCCTGGAGGAGAACGGCAACCATCGCATGGTGCCGGCCAGCTCCCTGCGCAAGGGCCAGGTGGTGCGCGTCGAGGCTGGCGAGCTGATCCCCGGCGATGGCGAGATCATCGAGGGCGTGGCCGCGGTCAACGAAGCGGCCATCACCGGCGAATCCGCGCCGGTGATTCGCGAATCGGGCGGTGACCGCTCGGCGGTCACCGGCAACACGCGGGTAGTGTCGGACTGGATTCGGGTGCGCATCACCGCCAATCCGGGCGAATCCACCCTGGACCGGATGATCGCTCTGGTGGAGGGCGCCAAGCGCCAGAAGACCCCCAACGAGGTCGCCCTGGACATCCTGCTGAT
The window above is part of the Pseudomonas oryzihabitans genome. Proteins encoded here:
- a CDS encoding potassium-transporting ATPase subunit F, producing MNPWNLLALLLALGLFVYLLAALLRAGRS
- the kdpA gene encoding potassium-transporting ATPase subunit KdpA, with the translated sequence MDRQAAFLILAFLALTFLPAPFLGRFFYRALEGERTWLTFIGAPLERLTLKLVGTDGRGQDWRTYAIALVLFNLLGIALLFAILLLQGELPLNPQHLPGLEWTLALNTAISFVTNTNWQAYSGEASLSYFSQMVGLGVQNFVSAAVGVAVLAALARGIARRSAREIGNFWADLFRATFYVLLPLCLPLALLLIWQGVPQTFAAYVDATTLQGASQSLPLGPAASQIAIKQLGTNGGGFFGVNSAHPFENPTALSDLLELAAILMIPAALVFSFGHYVKDQRQSWAIFAAMFGLLVLGAVVAIAAQDHANPTLANLPITQGASLEGLETRFGATASALWATVTTAASNGSVNSMHDSLAPLTGLIALFNMMLGEVIFGGVGAGLYGMLLNVLIAVFIAGLMVGRTPEYLGKKLEAPEVRLLMATLLVMPLGVLVLGAIAASVPAGVAGIGASGPHGFSQLLYAYTSATANNGSAFGGFSANTPFHNLMLSLALLIGRFGYILPILAIAGSLAAKRAVPVGPNSFPTHGPLFVTLLVVTILLVGGLTFLPTLALGPIADQLQLFGVR